A window of Prionailurus bengalensis isolate Pbe53 chromosome E1, Fcat_Pben_1.1_paternal_pri, whole genome shotgun sequence genomic DNA:
AacgtgggaaggggcagaggggaaggtgaGGGAACAGAGACGCCTCCCTTCCCAGcctaataaaatctatttttttacgAAAAAAGAAACTTTGCTAGCTGTGTAAGCGGGAGTTGGCAGTGGGAGGGACTGcgtgggaagaggcagggaagccaGGCACCTGAGTCTTGGAGAGTCCCTAGCGTTGGGGCCCAAGTGACAACGGTGCCACAGGGAGGGCCTTGCGCCCCGATAGCGCTCAGggtgtgttgttttaaactgaAGCAGATACACTTAAAGGTGCCGGGTTCCCTGCAAGGATCTGGGTTGAAAGAAAGCAGAGACCCtgaagggggagggaaaaaaagcctCCTTTCCAAAACATACGGTTTTATTCCTGTACAAAAAGCACACCCTCCTCTTTTTGCGTCCCTCACCCAACCCCCTCGGGGGAACTGTACAAGGCGCGCGAGCGGGGTGGCGGGGCTTGTCTGTCTCCGCATCCCGCCCACAGGCCGAGCTCTGCCCCAGGCCGGTTCAGGTCCCCGGGCACACCATAGGCCGCCAGGCCGGGCCAGGGGGCCCCCGGCTCACACATACTCCTTGGCAGAGTTGGGCTTGGGGTAGGAGCGGGGTGCACGGTACCCAGCTTTGCTGTCACTCCCGGGACAGGAGCAAGAGAGCAGGGCGCCTCCCAGGATGACCAGAGCCGACCCCGCCCAGCCAATGAAGATGGCAGGACCGAACTCGTACCTATGGAGAGAGGGGGTTAGGGTCAGAAACGCTGCCTTTCCTGGAGGGGGATCCGGAACTGTCGCCCCTGTAGGAGGCCGGGCTCCCATACTTACTTCAGATTCATGGGGACCAACGGGTTATAAAAGTCTGTGACAATCTGGTGGCCATACCAGGAACAAGCTACCAAGGCAGCAAGACCTGGGGGAGAGAAAGACTGGCCTGTTAGGAGGCCCCAGGCCGGCACTTTGCACGCCTCCACGCTACGACCGGAGAAGAGAGGCGCTGGGCCCTCCTTGGGCCTGCTGCTCACCTGCCACGATGAAAACGATGCCTCCGGTCATGGCTATCCGGGCCTTCTTCACTTTGTCGTCTCCCCCGCAGCTTGTACACTTCATGCCCATCGTGGCCACGAACATGGCCAGGAAGCCCAGCACCAGGGACACCACCATGAGGGCTCGGGTGGCCTGTATGGCCGCTGCGGGGAAGGGGGAAGGACGCCCTCATTCCTGGAGACGCGGGTCGCTGGGCTGGGGCCCCTTGGGCGTCCAAGCCCCGCGCAGCGCCGGGTGGATCCCGCCCCCTCCCGGCTCCGCGGCCTTGCCGCTCCGCCCCGCCCTCCTTCTGCCCTAGGACCCGCCCGGGGCGCGAGGGTTTCGGCGAAACCGCCCcggctggggagaggggggcagggaggaaggggccccGCGGagaggggcggcggcggcggccggagcCCCCGCACGGGCCGCAGATCTCGGCCCGCGGCCCAGCCCTGACCCCCACTATCGCGGCCACCGGCTCTGTGGCCTCGGCTAATCGGCCGATAAGATTACAGGCCGCAGGCGGCGGCCCTCGTCTGACGGCGCGCACGGCTCCTCCGCGGACCCAGCGCCCTCCGCCCCGCGCCGCCTTTTGTCCGAGAGAAAAGGGCGGGAGACGGAGGCCGCCAGCCGCGCAGGGCGGCGGGGGTAGGGGAGGCCTAGAGGGGGCTGGGCCGCCGGGCGCCGAGACCCGGGGAGGctcggccgggggggggggggggagcgcagCCGACGTGCAgcccccaccaccccgcccccggcccggtcCGGCCGCTTCCGCGTCCTGCTCCCCGGCAACCCCGGGCGTCGGGGCTCGCGCCCTTGCCCCGCACCCCGCCCGGCGCCCTCGTTCCCTGGGCGCGTCCGCCCCGTCGGCCCCGCGGCCTTACCCGGCAGGGCGAGCACCGAGTCGTACATCTTGCAGCTCATCATGCCGGTGCTCTGCGTGACGCAGTCCATCCACAGCCCCTTGTACATGGCCTGGGCCGTGATGATGTTGTCGCCCGCGTACGAGCTCATCTGCCACTGCGGGATGGCGGTGGCCGCCACCAGGCCCACCCAGCCCAGCAGGGCCAAGGCAAAGCCCAGCAGCTGCAGGCCCGAATTGGCCATCTTCGCCCTCGGAAGAGCCTGGGGACGCCGGGCGGGCGACCCTGCGGTAAAGCAAACCCACCTCGGGGGGGCAGCCCCACAGAAAGAGACGAGTCACCCGAAGAGAAGTTTGGGGTCAAGTGACTGCAGATCTTTTTGTCACTcgagaaaaacaccaaaaaacaaaaaagccacacacacacacacacaaatcgatcCTTCCGGCGGGGCAAGGGTCTCACAGAAGGATCAGGCCACGCCCGGGGACTGGTGGTCGAAAAAGCGATCCCGCGAAGGCCAGGCGGTCCCCTCCGGCGTTCTCCGCGACCCTACCCAGACGGAAGGCGGAGGGGCGGTGTGCGCGCGGTCCTGGGTACTGGAAGCCCCCAAAGTGCCCTGGGCTGTCGGCCTGAGGCTGCAGTGCCCGGTGGCTCGGCGGTGAGCGGGCAGGTGCGGGCGGACAGGTGCGGCGCACCTCAGTATATGTAGGGCGTCAGGGGCGCGCCCCCGCGGGCACCGGGAGCGCGGGGGGGAGGCGGGACCGGAGGGCGGCCGAGGGTGACCTGACGTCACCGAAGGGACACTCACCTGAGCCGGAAGtcctggcccccacccctccttgccCAGGTGAAGAGGAAGAAACCTGAGCCCCAGGGTCACGCCCCTTCTCCTGCCCGGCTTGGATTGCGGGTAGGGAGGAGGCGGCGGCTTCTCCGGAGTTCCCAGCTTGGAGTCAGCCCCTCCAGACTGGACTTCCCTGGGCAGCGGGatgccccttctcctctccctggcaGGTGCATCTGGGATACCGCGGCCCCAGAGCGGGGGACACCCTGGGCCCCTCGGttccgccccccccacccctcccctccgctgggactcttggtttctactctAGGCGCTCTTTGTCCTGCCCTACTTTCGTCCCCACCcctctgctcttccttttcttcagtcGGCTCTCCTAAGTGTCCCCACCTTGGGGAACCCTAGCTCCAGTCCCTCAGAACTGCCCCCCTTCAGCAGCCTCCTTGGAGTCTGCATTCCCAGAGCCACCAGCCCAGCAGCACCCCGACGCCCCGGGCCCCCTGGCCGCCACCCTCCTGTCCCGCCCTCCAGCTGACACCTGGCTCCCAGGCCCCGGCCTCCACAGCCCCGTCTTCTTGGCAGTCCATTCCAATCCCTATCCCTGACCTGCCTGGACCCTTGGCACCCCACCTCTAGGGGGTCACTATCCCCCACCTGCGACGAGGGTCCTTCCtagcaaaaggaagaaagcacTGAGGCCAGAAGTCAGCAGAGGGTGGGGAGCGGGGTCAGGCCTAGGTGACATTCTTGGCCACACCTGTCGCTCCCTTCCCTTGGAGACTTTCCAAACCTGTACtccactttctccttccctcccatcttacacacatttccctttccttctttctgagcCTGGACCTGACTCTGTGCACCCTCTCCGTCATGCAGGGCTTCCTCCCTCCGGAGtccacctcccagccccttccctgcccccgcGCCCCGCAGCGCCACTCTGCTGCCCCCTTGCCCGGagtcctccccacccacctctccgcTCCCAGACCCACATGTTTCCAGCCCCCTCTCCGTGTCTATTTTTTCCCTCCACTCTCCcacatttcccatttttcttcctcctctcaaaCATTTCTCTGTAAGGCTCTTCTTTTTTGATTCACGGTgaggtgttgttgttttttttttacctatcgttttttcttacaatttattttgagagagagagagaatcccaagcaggctccacactgtcagcccagagcccgatgtggcttgaacccacaagagtgagatcgtgacttaagccaaaatcaggagtcagaagcccaaccaactgagccacccaggtgccccgagttgggtttttttgttttttgttttttgtttttttaaggtgcTTTCCAGCTCCAAAATGTTATGTTTCTCATTACGGAAGTATATCCAGCTTGTGTGCAAGCTCACTGCCACACCTCAGGCCGACCCGCCCCATCTGCCTCTTGCCTGCCCACCCCAGCTGCCTCCAAACCGACAGCCGCGTTTCCCCGCTTGTCCTTTTGAAATCTATTCTCCGGAAGTgaactggtttgtttgtttcagactTGGGTCCCGTTACTTTCTGTTTAAAATCCTTaaagcagggggcacctgggtggctcagttggttaagtgtctgattttggctcagggcctgatctcacggttcgtgagctcgagccccatgccgggctctgagctgacggcgcGCTGAGcctgatcctctctctctctgcccctcccctactcgtttCCGGGCGCCCGTGCCtgcgcgcacgcgcgctctctgtctctcgctctctctctcaataaatacacttaaaaaaataaaaatgaaacaaaatccttAAAAGCCTCCAATGTCTCTCCTCGCTCCAGTGTTGCTACACTGGGCTTGGCAAAATAAATGCCGTGTGTGGCTCGCCGGACTGTGCCTCGGCCATACgagccctctctctgctccccacgtGTATCTTTTACTACTTTCCTTCACACACTCTGTTCTCTACGCCTGGATGCTCttgtccctgtcccctcccctccttcccccaccctgctGACCGACGCATCCGACTCATCCTTCAGCAAGCAGCTGGAGCCTCGCTTCTCCCGGGAAGCCTGACGTGACCACCCCGCCCCAGACTGAGTCATATCCCTCGGTGGATGTGTTCACTCACCGCTACTTGGTGCTTTAACTGCACGACTTCTTATCACAGAAACTATTTACTCGTGTGCCTATTTACTCAGTGTCAGTCTTCCCCTGTCGATGCCTCCGGGTTTATcgccaataaatatttgatgaatgaatgaaaaaataaactacaaatgaACGATGTTTTCATCCACTGGTTCAACAAGTGTTTCCCGAGGGCCCGTATAAATGGCTCCAGACGTTGCTCTGGACGTACAGCTGGAGCGACCCAGATGAGGACACTGCCCTCCTCGGGTCACTCGGATGCTAGAGGGAGGAAGCAGACAATAAAGGCATAAACAAGATGCCACATGTTATCAAGGCAATAAAACAGGGCAATGTGAGGAGGTTGGGTCCACTGGAGGGAGACCTTTCTAGGAAGTGACTAGCAAGGAACCAGCCAAGAGAAAACCATGTTGGGTGAAGAAAGTGGAAAGGGCCGAGAGACCCTGTGTGGGTTGTCCCTTTGCGATTTTGtagtattcatttctttttttttttaattttttttcaacgtttatttatttttgggacagagagagacagagcatgagtgggggaggggcagagagagagggagacacagaatctgaaacagcctccaggctctgagccatcagcccagagcctgacgcggggctcgaactcttggaccgcgagatcgtgacctggctgaagtcggacgcttaaccgactgcgccacccaggcgcccctcatttctttttttttaattgtctttaacgtttaattattttCGGAGAGACGGAATgtgagcaggagatgggcagagagagagggagacagagaatccaaaacaggatgcaggctctgagctgttggcccagagcccgacgtggggctcgaccccacaaaccgtgagatcatgacctgagcccaaatcaggcacttaaccaactgagccacccacgtgctcctatggtactaattttattttattttttttaattttttttcaacgtttttatttatttttgggacagagagagacagagcatgaacgggggaggggcagacagagagggagacacagaatcggaagcaggctccaggctccgagccatcagcccagagcccgacgcggggctcgaactcacggaccgcgagaccgtgacctggctgaagtcggacgcttaaccgactgcaccacccaggcgccccatatggtACTAATTTTAAAGCAGGAGCTCTCAACCTCAGCACCATTGACCTTTGGGGCCAGATAACTCTTTGTTGCAGGTGACTGTCCTGTTCATTATAGGATATTTAGCATAACATCTTTGACTTCTATTGATTAGATGCCAGGAGAGCCCTCCGCTGAGCCCCAAGGTGACAATCCAAAATGGCTCCAGACGTGGCCGGATGTCGGGGTGACGAGAGGGGCAAAATGGGTCCCGGCGAAGAGCCACCGATTTAAAGCGTGGCCAGGCAGCGTCGCTGTGGCTGTTTAACTCTGGTAGCCTCCAGTAAACAGTTGGGTACAGGGAACTAGTAGACGGATGATTGGACTTGACCACGGTTGGGATTTTGCTAAGGAGAGGAAGGAGTTTGAGGTGTTGGCACGAGAGTGCTTCAGGTGTTCGAGCCCGGATGTAAATTGGGTCGTAAGAAGAGTTAAACACAAAAGGCTTGGGCGTTAGTGGAAAACCGGGGTGGATGGTGTGGCGGTCTCTCCCCACGAAGAGAAGGGAGCGAGATACCTGGGAACACAAGCTGGTCggctgggaggggcctgggacCGCCGGAAGAGAAAGATGAGGTTCGACACCTACCGATGACAAGAACTTCTAGCAAACAGAGATTAGAAAGGACATTCTTAGACCTCGTGAAAAAGTATCAGGCTCACCTCTTTTATTTTCGgggaaaaggataaagaaagtCACTGTTACCGCTTTTGTTTGGACCGAGTTCTGGAGGTCTTGATTGCtaccacaaagaaataaaagaaggaggTGGTGCAATCATTGAAAGGGACAAGATGAAACTGATTTGCAGATGTTACAACTGTATCCTTAGAAAAGCGAatggaggggcgcccggggggggggggggggctcggctagtggagcatgcaactcttgatttcggctcaggtcgtgacctcgcggtttgtgggttcgagccccgcgtcacgttctgcgctgacagcacgttctgcttgggattctgtctccctctctctcctcccctcctccctgctccttatctctctcccttaaaaaaaaaaaaaaaaaaaaaagggaatagaaTCGAGAGACACTGTTAGTAATTAGTTTCAGCAAGGTTGCTGTTGCTGTATGTGAGATGCagctacaaaaaacaaaacaaaacaaattgctAGCATTTTACTACACCAGTAATAACCAACTGgaaaatacaatgtaaaataaCATTCGATTTGCATCAAAATTATAAAGCGCCTAGGAATTAACCAAGTATTGACAAGACCTCAGTGGGAGAAAAAAACCAGTTTAATTCAAATAAAGGACATAGATAACTTGGAAGAATAGAGAAACAGCCCCTGCGCTTATAAATGCGGTGACTTCACATTATAAAGACATCAGTTGTTTccagaataaataattttatatattaccagcaaaatccaattaaaaaaaatatttctttaggggcgcctgggtggcgcagtcggttaagcgtccgacttcggccaggtcacgatctcgcggtccgggagttcgagccccgcgtcaggctctgggctgatggctcggagcctggagcctgtttccgattctgtgtctccctctctctctgcccctcccccgttcatgctctgtctctctctgtcccaaaaataaataaatgttgaaaaaaatatttctttagagagCGCGTGAGCGTGAACGgaggtggggcagacagagaggaagatagcaagaatcccaagcaggctcctcactgtcagcacagagtcggattcggagctcgaactctcaaacggggaaatgatgacctgagccgaaaccaagagtcggacacttaaccgactgagccacccaggtgccccaaaaaggaatgaactctattttttttttaattttttttttcaacgtttatttatttttgggacagagagagacagagcatgaatgggggaggggcagagagagagggagacacagaatcggaaacaggctccaggctccgagccatcagcccagagcctgacgcggggctcgaactcctggaccgcgagatcgtgacctggctgaagtcggacgcttaaccgactgcgccacccaggcgcccctaggaatgAACTCTTGAGATAcacaacagcatggatgaatctcaaaataattatgtagtgaaagaagccagacccccACACATCCTGTATGTCTCCGTTTgcataaaattccagaaaatgcaaagtgTTCTAGAAAGACTGGCACTGGCTACCTACAGGGGTGGGTGGAAAGGGCTGTAGGGAGGGATTACAAAGAGGTAAAGGAAACCGCAGGGGATGATGGATATGTCCACTCTCTCGATGACGgggatggtttcatgggtgtggACATCggtcaaaacttaccaaattgtacatttgaaatatgtgcagtttattgtttgtgaattatacctcaataaagccgttaaaaaaaacaaaaacaaaaacataactggGTTCGACCCACTGTAAGCACCATATGAGTGTTCCATTATTCCCCTTCATTAAAACCCTAAGAtgtagatgctattattatctcttttcttgttttacagatgaggtataTAAGACACAAAGAGCTTAGGTAACTTTCCCAAGGGCAAAGTTAGCAAGTTGGTAAGGGCACTCAAACTCAGGGAGTGTGAGCCCAGagtccatactttttttttttttttcatgtttatttgtttttgagagagagacagagcatgagcccgggaggggcagagagaaagggggacacaggatccgaagcaggctccgggctccgagctgtcggcacagagcccgacgcggggctcgaactcccagaccgtgagatcaagacctgagccgaggtcaggcgctcaaccaactgagccccccaggcgctccccaGGGTCCATACTCCTAACTGCACTGCATCTAGCCGTTTCCTGAGAGGCTGGGGTGGTAACAGAAGCCGCTCGCACTGCTGATGGACGCGGAGCCCGGGACAGTCAGTCTTCAGAGCAAGCTGGTGGTACTTAGTCAAAGTAGGTGTAAGTATGCCCTATGACTCAGAAATTCCACTTGTGTAGACAGATATAATTAATAATAGACATACGGACAGGCAGCGATGTCTCTCCCAGAGAAGTTCTCACAGGAAGCGGTAACAAGCCGGGTAGGAAATGTGCGTTGACACATTCTTTTGTTGCGTTTGGGAACCGCAGGTGACTTGGGTGTTCATCAGCGGGACCTCGAGCAACTACACGTGGCGTGCGTGACACCGTGGAGCCCCCACGCatcagacagagcatgaagaagGACGGAAACCATGGTGCttacaagggcacctggggggctcagtcggttaagcatgggactcgtcattttggctcaggtcatcgaGTCCCGAGTGGCACTGAccgcagggagcctgcttgggattctctctctctctctctctctctctctctctctccctcccccactcgtgttctctctctctctctcacacacacacacactctctctctctctctcaaaataaataaactaaaaaaaaaaaaccacagtgctTCTGGTCAGTAAGTAGGATCAGAATGAAATATATAACAAGATGCTATTTACataaattagaaatgtttgcgGGAAGgccagctggtgcagccactctggaaaacagcatggaggttcctcaaaagactaaaaatagaactaccctacgacccgccgattgcactactaggcatttatccacggggtacaggggtgctgtttcgaagggacacatgcacccccatgtttacagcagccctatcgacaagagccaaagtctggaaagagcccaaatgtccatcgatggatgaatggataaagaagatgaggcatatatatgcaatggggtattacttggcaatcaaaaagaatgaaatcttgccactggcaactacgtggctggaactggagggtcttacgctaagtgaaattagagaaagacaaaaatcataggacttcactcatatgaggactttaagacacagaacagatgaacacagggaagggaagcaaaaataatataaaaacagggagaggggcaaaacagaagagactcagaaatatggagaacaaactgagggttgctggagggggtgtgtggggggggaatgggctaagtgggggaggggcattagggaatctactcctgaaatcatcgctgcaccatatgctaactactttggatgtaagtttaagaaaataaaaaataggggcgcctgggtggcgcagtcggttgagcgtccgacttcagccaggtcacgatctcgcggtccgtgagttcgagccccgcatcagcctctgggctgatggctcggagcctggagcctgtttctgattctgtgtctccctctctctgtgcccctcccccgttcatgctctgtctctctctgtcccaaaaaaaaaaaaaaaaaaaaaaaaagttaaaaaaaaaaaaaaaaataaaataaaataaataataaaataggatttgtcaaaaaataaaaataaagaaatgtttgcaCAGAAAACAACTGATGTTTTGCAAGAGCACAAACACAAGTGAGCATGAAATGCATTGGAATGGCTGCCTTTTGAGGGAGGACAAAGGGAAATGGGTTGTGAATccaaaaaaagttttgttttcctttttttttttttttttttaagtaagctctatgcccaaacgtggggcttgaactcacaaccctgagatcaagagtcactggggcgcctgggtggcgcagtcggttaggcgtccgacttcagccaggtcacgatctcgcggtccgggagttcgagccccgcgtcgggctcagggctgatggctcggagcctggagcctgtttccgactctgtgtctccctctctctctgcccctcccccgttcatgctctgtctctctctgtcccaaaaaataaataaaaaacattgaaaaaaaaaagagtcacatactgtgccaactgagtcagccagacgCCCCAAAAGagaatagcttttaaaataaaaacaagacgtatggggcgtctgggtgactcagtgggttgagcatccaacttgggctcaggtcatgatctcacagtttgtgagttcgagccccgcgtcaggctctgtgctgacagctcggagcctggagcctgcttcggatcctctgttcccctctctctctgcccctcccctgctcgaacgcgctctctctctctctctctcaaaactaaagataaacatttcaaaataaaataaaaacaagacatcAATCAACACAGACAATGCACCAAGAACTGTGTCATTAATTCAATCCTCTGCACCTCAGACCCTGATCTATAGACAAAATGCAGCGAAGGAGCGAACAGGGGAGACGGCATTGCTGAAGCTTGGGAATCCAGGTTGCCTTCCAGAAACTGGAAGCCAAATGGTCCTGTGAAGTAGGAGCAgaaggtagtgtgtgtgtgtgtgtgtgtgtgtgtgtgtgtggcgggggggcgggggcgtcCTGGctttctcctgccccctcccacctccatcgCTTACCCATCACGGGCTGAACCCAGCCAGAAGGCAGTGGTCACAGGAGCTTTGGAAACAAAAGCCTGCAGGGATGAACTCCCCGTGGCAGAGGGCAGAGTTTGGGAAGGGCTACAGCTGTCTATCAAGAagcaagacacacacacacacacacacacacacacacacacgcacgcgcacacacgcacgcgcgcgtgcgcgctcCGAtgtaaagccccccccccccaatgtcatgtgtctctcctctccttccatcTTCTATCAACAACCCCTTGCTCACCTTCCAGGccacctttctttctccctcccagcTCTCCTGACTTCTCTCTTGTCTAGAAGGGTCGCTGAGAAGCACCGGAAACACAGCATCTGAATGAGAGCAGGAATGTGCCCTCGTAGAACGGAGCCCAGAACCTCACCTGCTACACTGACTTTCCATCTGCCCCCAGTCTGCGCCCCCCTTTAACCCCTCTGTTCTAGGCACCTTGCTTggcttttcccctcctccccttgtaGCATCCCCGAGTCTCTGGTTCCTCGTCGGCCCTTCCCTGCTTCTATCAATGGCCTCTGCTCCTTTCGGCTCCTAAAGGATTGGTACTCCTCAATGTTGACACTTTAGTTCTTCATCTGTGCCCCCTTGGCCAGATAGGTGGAGCCAATCCCCTGATAGTTCCCTCTTTTGTGCCGGCTCTCCAGCCTGTGCTCTTGGCCATAGGGCCagaccttcattcattcattcattcattcattcattcattcaacatgtacTGAGTGCCCGCCACTAAGGCTGGGTGCTGGGAGCACAGAGGGAAACAAGGTGAACTTCTATGCTCAAGGCTTAAgtacagagggaagaaaacaaatgacaatCTACTACGCTGAGGACACGAGGCTTTCTTTctctacccccgccccccagaggaAGGCCAAGAAAGGTttcagagaggaggtgggcaTTTTTTGAAGGGTGAACGGAAGTCTTCTGGTTTTCCAGATTGAGAGATTCGTACAGCAAAGGCACTCAGGATAGAAATGACACCATGTGTTCTGGGTACAAAGAGTCAGGTatcgggcccctgggtggctcagtgggttaagcgtccagtttcagctcagggcatgatctcccggtctgtgagttccagccccactatgggct
This region includes:
- the CLDN7 gene encoding claudin-7 — translated: MANSGLQLLGFALALLGWVGLVAATAIPQWQMSSYAGDNIITAQAMYKGLWMDCVTQSTGMMSCKMYDSVLALPAAIQATRALMVVSLVLGFLAMFVATMGMKCTSCGGDDKVKKARIAMTGGIVFIVAGLAALVACSWYGHQIVTDFYNPLVPMNLKYEFGPAIFIGWAGSALVILGGALLSCSCPGSDSKAGYRAPRSYPKPNSAKEYV